Proteins co-encoded in one Cellulosilyticum sp. I15G10I2 genomic window:
- the rpsR gene encoding 30S ribosomal protein S18, which produces MAMQKRHNRRRRKVNQFAGDNIKKINYKDINTLKKFISERGKILPRRITGNSAKAQRKLTVAIKRARHIALLPYTQD; this is translated from the coding sequence ATGGCAATGCAAAAAAGACATAACCGCAGAAGACGTAAAGTCAATCAATTTGCTGGTGATAATATTAAAAAGATAAATTATAAAGATATCAATACACTTAAAAAGTTTATCTCTGAAAGAGGAAAAATTCTTCCTAGAAGAATAACAGGTAACTCTGCTAAAGCACAACGTAAACTTACAGTTGCGATCAAACGTGCAAGACATATAGCACTTTTACCATATACACAAGATTAA